The genomic region AGCCGCTCGACTATACGCTCGAAGTCGGCGAGACACCTGCCGAACGGCTGCTCGATCTCTACCACGGCGAGTGGAAGGGCGACATTTCGCGGGTTTTCTCCGACTACGGCATGGCGAGGGCCGCGTAAGGCCGTGCCAAATCGCCCTCCGGCTGAGCCTTCGGGTCATCGCGATTTCAATAGACGGCATGGGGCGATGAACGCTCCGCACTGTATTTGTTAGTATGAAGCGATCATCGCCCCATGCGTCCGGGATTTTGGGCTTATGGCGGCTTCTCGGGCTGGGGGTTGTTGAGAGTTTTTAGTGGGTCGGTTGGTCGAACCGAAAAAGTGGGAACCACTTTTTCTGCCAACCTCCCGGCCGTCCCCTCGCTGCCCCTCCGGGTTTCCCCGGTGCGACGTGGGAGTGATTGGATTGGTGGTCCGCTCACACCTTTTATCCACATCCGGCCATCTGTCCGCTTTGGGCCTTCCCCACGGCGACCCGTGAGGAACCCGAACCGATCCCGCCCAAACGTTCGTAGCGCTTGCGTCCATATGCGCGGGGTCGTGAGGGGGAGTATGGGGCAAGCGCAGGGGGCGGGGATAAGTTTTTTGGCGCCGGTGTCTGTGGAAGCTCAGCGCCGCCCTCATTCGCGGCCCTTCTCCCACCAGGGGAGAAGGGGGCTCTTGGGGAGCGTTGCGGCTAGGGCTCAGGCACTGAGTGTACTGGATCCCGGCTCAAGGCCGGGATGACGATTGGGGGTGGTGTGCTGGTGGGGATAAGCAGTTGGGCTGTTGGAGACCTTGGTGGTGGAGCGTGGTGAGGGCGGAGGCGGGGCTGTGCCCTGCCTCACCCTCACCGTGTCACCCCGGGCTTGACCCGGGGCAAGGTATGCGCGCCGTTTCCGGCTCTTGCCATGACGCAAGCTCAGCGCCCCCCTCATCCCCGGCCCTTCTCCCACCAGGGGAGAAGGGGGCTCTTGGGGGAACGCTACGGCTGAGGCTCAGGCGCTGTGATCGCGTTGTCCCTCTTACCCTTCTCCCTCAAGGGGAGAAGGAGTTCTTGGGGGAGCGTTACGGCGAGAATCTCGTCGCTCGTCCTTTCCAGCCTCTCCTCGTCATTGTCGGGCTGAACCCGACAATCCGCAGCGCTGCCTGTGGTGCGGGAGAGATTGGGGGACGCACTTCTGATGAGCTGCTTGGAAAACCTTGCGGGTCTCCGGGTCAATCCCGGATCAAGTCCGGGGACGAAGACGACGAAGAGGAGGGTACAGGGGAGCCGCAACGGTGGGGGCGGCGAGAGGCGGCCGGAAGGAAAGGGAGAGGGCGAGGGACAGGGTACGGCAAGATCCGGGAGCGGCGCGCATACCTTGCCCCGGGTCAAGCCCGGGGCGACACGGGTGGAGAATGGAGTAAGGGAGAGAGGAGAGAGGAGAGAGGAGAGAGGAGAGAGGAGAGAGGAGAGAGGAGAGAGGAGAGAGGAGAGAGGAGAGAGGAGAGAGAGTCACTCACTCAACTACTCGGCTGCCGTGCTCTCCGTTGCCTCGCGGCCGTAATAGGAGCCGGGCAGGTTGCCCATGCTTTCGACGATATGGGTCGCCAGTGCGTCGTAGATGCCGCCATAGGCGTGCGAGGCGCGCAGGAGGGCGATCTGGGCGTCGTTCAAACGCGGCAGGCCCTGATCCTGCGAGATCACCCGCATTCCTGGCTGCAGGGCGCTTTCGGGCAGGAAGCCGACGGCGAGATCCGAGAGCACCGCCGAGGAGATGGCGGTGGCGTTCGAGGACGTGTAGGCGACGCGGAAGTCGCGGTTGATCCTGTTGAGCGCCTCGACCGCATCGGCGCGCCAGGTGCAAAAGGACGGGCCGCAGGCCAGGGGGAGGGGATCGGAAGCCAGCGCCCGTCCGCCATGGCTGGCCACCCAATACATCTTTTCGGTGCGGAACAGCTCGCCGAATTCGTGCATCGTCCCTTGCGTGAACACGATGATGTCGTAACGCCCCGAGCGCATGCCGGACAAAAGCTCCTCGGAAGGCTGGCAGCGGACATCGACGGTGATGCGCGGATGGGTGCGCTGGAAGCTCGAAAGGATCACCGGGAGGAGCTTGACCGCATAGTCGTCGGGCACCCCGAACCGGATATTGCCGACAAGATCGTCCTTGGAGAACATGTCGATGATCTCGGCATTGATCTTGAGCATGCGCCGGGCCCGCGCGTAGAGCGCTTCGCCCTCGGTGGTCAGCGACACGCGCCGTCCGTCACGCAGGAACAGGGGCTGGCCCAGCCGCTCCTCGAGCCGCTTGATCTGCATCGAAACCGCCGACTGGGTCTTGTAAACCCGCCGGGCCGCCTCGGTGAAACTGGCGCAATCGGCGATGGCGCAGAAGGTCTGCAACTGATCGAGATCAAGCGGAGCAGCCATTGCCTTTTCCATCACGAATTTTGATCGATTAAATGAAATCTATTTGTTTGAATAATGGAAGGCAAGTGCCTACATACCGCTTGCAACAACGCAGCCGCCCATAAACTCTACCAGTCCGATAGAGGAAATGGGGTGATGGAGTAGATCATGGCCCTGTTCTCTTTCAAATCCCGCGCCGGCGCCGGTATGCGCCGTTCGACCCTGCGCTCGATGATGCAGATGGATGAATCCCTGCTCAGCGACATGGGGTTGACCCGCTACGATATCGCGGAAGCTCTTCGTCATGGCGCCGCCGCCGCCGGAGAGTTTCTGGACGCACGCCGCAATGCGCGTGCCATTCAATGGCTTCGGTGACCCCTTGCTGAAGCCCTGATCGGGCTCTTGGTGCGGCGTATTTTGCCGGTGCGTCCGCGCCCCTCCAAAGAGAGCCCGAAAGAAGGCAGGGCCTGATTTGCCTTTGGCCTTGTTTTCTAGCCCAGCCGGACCGCGTGCGGTCCGGCTTTTTTGTGCCTCGAATCGCGATCAGGCAGTTTAAGGCAGGGCTTCGAAGCCCTCCTGGAAGCCGGCGAGCGAGA from Pelagibacterium sp. 26DY04 harbors:
- a CDS encoding DUF1127 domain-containing protein; translated protein: MALFSFKSRAGAGMRRSTLRSMMQMDESLLSDMGLTRYDIAEALRHGAAAAGEFLDARRNARAIQWLR
- a CDS encoding LysR family transcriptional regulator, with product MAAPLDLDQLQTFCAIADCASFTEAARRVYKTQSAVSMQIKRLEERLGQPLFLRDGRRVSLTTEGEALYARARRMLKINAEIIDMFSKDDLVGNIRFGVPDDYAVKLLPVILSSFQRTHPRITVDVRCQPSEELLSGMRSGRYDIIVFTQGTMHEFGELFRTEKMYWVASHGGRALASDPLPLACGPSFCTWRADAVEALNRINRDFRVAYTSSNATAISSAVLSDLAVGFLPESALQPGMRVISQDQGLPRLNDAQIALLRASHAYGGIYDALATHIVESMGNLPGSYYGREATESTAAE